A window from Aminivibrio sp. encodes these proteins:
- a CDS encoding DUF6079 family protein codes for MEASPVCPHCNFKPGGEPPTAPAATMLEGLDGELDKLVENWTQTLLANLEDPTTKGNLSLLKPEPRKLVDGFIKKRTRLTKGKEPGKVRIVLE; via the coding sequence CTGGAAGCATCGCCGGTCTGCCCGCACTGCAACTTCAAGCCGGGCGGGGAACCGCCCACGGCTCCCGCGGCGACCATGCTGGAAGGCCTGGACGGCGAGCTCGACAAACTGGTCGAAAACTGGACCCAGACGCTGCTCGCCAACCTCGAAGACCCGACCACCAAGGGCAACCTGAGTCTCCTCAAACCCGAGCCGCGCAAGCTGGTTGACGGCTTCATCAAGAAGCGGACCCGGCTCACCAAGGGCAAGGAACCCGGCAAAGTAAGAATAGTGCTGGAGTAG
- a CDS encoding Fic family protein — protein sequence MDANERKLKELIRRGEGISTEFKTCRNSLSRDVYETVCAFLNRHGGTILLGVQDSGEVLGIAPGTVEQMKKDFVTAINNPQKLQPPAYLSVDEMMLEGKPILRIYVPESSQVHRCKGRIYDRNEDGDLDITDNTRLVGDLYQRKQATYSENKIYPYAGLDELEHELLAKCRKIAVLRREDHPWRNMDDMELLKSAQLYQTDPETGKSGVTLAGLLLLGKRSPLLSAVPHHRTDLILRKVNLDRYDDRDFVDVNLVESYDRIMAFVAKHLPDPFYLEGTTSISIRDAIFREVASNILIHREYTNAFPAKLIIERGQVRTENSNKPHGFGVLNPETFTPFPKNPVIAAFFRRIGRADELGSGMRKLMRYGKAYGGANPELIEGDVFQIVVKVPEFSSTGEESGTSEVKPQVTPHVSPQVTPQVERLLRVVKGEVDRDALQQAVGLKARKNFRQLYLAPAIDAGLIEMTIPDKPRSSKQKYRLTEKGRNVLKGIGGGSE from the coding sequence ATGGACGCGAATGAACGCAAATTGAAGGAACTGATCCGCAGGGGTGAAGGCATTTCGACCGAGTTCAAAACCTGTCGGAACAGCCTCAGCCGGGATGTCTACGAGACAGTTTGCGCCTTTCTGAATCGGCATGGAGGGACGATTCTGCTCGGTGTTCAGGATTCGGGAGAGGTGCTGGGCATTGCCCCCGGCACCGTCGAACAGATGAAAAAGGACTTCGTGACTGCTATCAACAACCCGCAGAAACTCCAGCCGCCCGCCTATCTTTCAGTGGATGAAATGATGCTGGAAGGGAAACCAATCCTTCGCATTTATGTTCCGGAAAGTTCCCAGGTTCACCGTTGTAAGGGCCGCATTTATGACCGCAATGAAGACGGTGATCTCGACATTACAGACAATACCCGCCTGGTAGGTGACCTTTACCAGCGTAAGCAGGCAACTTATTCAGAGAATAAAATATACCCATATGCCGGGCTGGACGAACTGGAGCATGAGCTGCTTGCAAAGTGCCGCAAGATCGCGGTGTTGCGTCGAGAGGACCATCCTTGGCGGAACATGGACGATATGGAACTCCTCAAAAGCGCGCAGCTCTATCAGACAGATCCGGAAACAGGCAAGAGCGGTGTTACCCTTGCCGGTTTATTGCTCCTAGGCAAACGGTCGCCGTTACTGTCAGCAGTGCCGCACCACCGCACCGACCTCATCCTGCGCAAGGTGAACCTGGACCGCTATGACGACCGGGATTTCGTGGACGTCAATCTGGTCGAGAGCTACGACCGCATCATGGCTTTTGTCGCCAAACATCTGCCGGACCCTTTCTATCTTGAAGGTACGACCAGCATCAGCATCCGTGACGCAATCTTCCGCGAAGTCGCCTCGAACATCCTGATCCATCGGGAATACACCAACGCTTTTCCCGCTAAGTTGATTATCGAGCGGGGTCAGGTACGTACCGAAAACAGCAATAAACCGCATGGCTTCGGCGTTTTGAACCCGGAAACATTCACACCTTTCCCCAAAAATCCAGTCATTGCAGCCTTCTTCCGCCGGATCGGCCGCGCCGATGAGCTGGGTTCCGGCATGCGCAAGTTGATGCGGTACGGCAAGGCGTATGGCGGTGCCAATCCCGAATTGATCGAAGGCGATGTATTTCAAATCGTCGTGAAGGTACCGGAGTTCAGCTCAACAGGTGAAGAATCAGGCACCTCCGAAGTCAAGCCCCAAGTTACACCCCATGTTTCACCCCAAGTCACACCCCAAGTCGAACGTCTGCTTCGGGTCGTCAAGGGTGAAGTAGACCGAGATGCTCTTCAGCAGGCGGTTGGTCTGAAAGCCCGCAAGAACTTTAGGCAGTTGTATTTGGCTCCAGCCATCGACGCCGGACTAATCGAGATGACAATCCCGGATAAACCTCGCAGCAGCAAGCAAAAATACAGGCTGACAGAGAAGGGCCGGAATGTGCTGAAGGGAATCGGAGGAGGCAGCGAGTGA
- a CDS encoding four helix bundle protein, with product MASIERFEDIEAWQKARELTQEIYRITNQGSFARDFGVRDQIRRAAVSVMSNIAEGFGRGGNKEFIQFLSTAKGSASEVQAQLYVALDAGHITKEQFRQLYDLAQSSGKLTGGFIRYLQKSDHKGVKFS from the coding sequence ATGGCAAGCATAGAGAGATTTGAGGACATCGAAGCCTGGCAAAAGGCTCGCGAACTGACGCAGGAGATTTACCGGATCACAAATCAAGGCTCTTTTGCAAGGGACTTCGGTGTTCGCGATCAGATACGGCGGGCCGCTGTTTCGGTAATGTCCAATATCGCCGAAGGCTTTGGCAGAGGCGGAAACAAGGAGTTTATTCAATTCCTTTCAACCGCCAAGGGTTCAGCGTCAGAGGTTCAGGCTCAGCTTTATGTAGCCTTGGACGCGGGGCACATAACGAAAGAACAATTTCGACAGCTATATGATCTGGCGCAGTCATCGGGAAAACTGACAGGTGGTTTCATCCGCTATTTGCAGAAGTCGGACCATAAAGGAGTGAAGTTCTCATGA
- a CDS encoding DNA methyltransferase, whose amino-acid sequence MSRKELPGFNQEPETRHQKPVECLGMTFPNDEERRKHFLGILREKLKDPEFRKIEGFPHGSDKDILALSAPPYYTACPNPFIADFIKHYGKPYDPATDNYRREPFASDTGAGKTHPIYTAHSYHSKIPHLATMPCILHYTEPGDIVFDGFSGSGMTGVAAQLCGQPEAEFKATLEAEWKKRVMHHPSGDHGGLSSSTFHLLPISLPITSIWMFQPASSRKLLIISSRRSSRNSAGCTRPCTQTASVRAVSTMWSGPKSSPALTAPKRSPVTPPAGVRI is encoded by the coding sequence ATGAGCCGGAAAGAATTACCCGGCTTCAACCAGGAACCAGAAACCAGGCACCAGAAACCCGTCGAATGTCTCGGCATGACGTTCCCGAACGACGAGGAGAGGCGGAAGCATTTTCTCGGTATCCTGCGCGAGAAGCTGAAGGACCCCGAGTTCCGCAAGATCGAGGGGTTCCCGCACGGCAGCGACAAGGACATCCTGGCGCTCTCCGCCCCGCCGTACTACACGGCCTGCCCGAACCCGTTCATTGCCGATTTCATCAAGCATTACGGCAAACCCTACGACCCGGCAACCGATAATTATCGCCGCGAGCCATTCGCAAGTGACACGGGTGCGGGAAAGACCCATCCCATCTACACGGCGCATTCGTACCATTCCAAGATCCCCCATCTGGCCACCATGCCATGTATCCTGCACTACACCGAGCCGGGCGATATTGTATTCGACGGGTTCTCCGGTTCGGGCATGACGGGCGTGGCGGCGCAGCTTTGCGGCCAACCGGAAGCAGAGTTCAAGGCAACTCTTGAGGCGGAATGGAAAAAACGGGTTATGCACCACCCAAGTGGGGATCACGGCGGCCTATCCTCATCGACCTTTCACCTGTTGCCAATTTCATTGCCTATAACCTCAATCTGGATGTTTCAGCCCGCGAGTTCAAGAAAGCTGCTGATCATTTCTTCAAGAAGATCGAGTCGAAACTCGGCTGGTTGTACGAGACCCTGCACACAGACGGCGAGCGTAAGGGCCGTATCAACTATGTGGTCTGGTCCGAAGTCTTCACCTGCCCTAACTGCGCCCAAGCGGTCCCCGGTGACGCCCCCTGCTGGGGTGCGGATTTAG
- a CDS encoding Zn-dependent hydrolase, with the protein MTSGGNSPSRPVVRGDVLLGQIESLASVGLDSEGGRTRLALSESEKAGRDLVVRWMEEAGLEVRVDRIGNIFGILRGADGGLGNGLMIGSHIDTVIHAGPFDGCYGVLSGLAVLRAFREAGVVPPRPLAVAAFTNEEGVRFQPDMLGSLVAAGGMPLGEALNIADGQGCTVGEALAAIGCSGGEEPGFLLPSEYLELHVEQGPRLDAEKKRIGVVEGVQGISWWRVTVEGTANHAGTTPMKMRHDAGYAAALVSVFLRERSLSSGTTLATVGTIAFEPCAVNVIPSKAVFTVDLRDPDGAKLTEAEEGLAAFLEKTALEEGVRILSEHLVRCEPVVFDRELVQTVEDAAVSKGYSSMRLVSGAGHDAQMMAGVCRAAMIFVPSIGGVSHSPDEKTSAGDLLAGVDVLLDVVLRVLGF; encoded by the coding sequence ATGACTTCAGGAGGAAATTCCCCTTCCCGTCCGGTTGTGCGGGGCGATGTGCTTCTTGGGCAGATTGAAAGCCTCGCGTCGGTGGGGCTGGATTCGGAGGGCGGCAGGACGAGGCTCGCCCTTTCGGAAAGTGAAAAGGCGGGCAGGGATTTGGTGGTTCGCTGGATGGAGGAGGCCGGGCTCGAGGTCAGGGTGGACAGGATCGGCAACATTTTCGGCATTCTTCGGGGGGCGGACGGAGGGCTCGGGAACGGCCTGATGATAGGTTCCCACATTGATACTGTGATCCATGCGGGACCCTTTGACGGCTGTTACGGTGTCCTGTCCGGCCTGGCAGTGCTCAGGGCCTTTCGGGAGGCAGGCGTGGTTCCTCCCCGTCCGCTTGCGGTTGCCGCATTCACGAACGAAGAGGGAGTACGATTTCAGCCGGATATGCTGGGTTCCCTGGTAGCCGCGGGGGGCATGCCCCTCGGGGAGGCTCTGAACATCGCCGACGGGCAGGGATGCACCGTGGGCGAAGCCCTCGCCGCCATAGGCTGTTCCGGAGGGGAAGAGCCCGGGTTTCTGCTTCCTTCCGAATACCTTGAGCTTCATGTGGAACAGGGGCCGAGGCTCGACGCCGAAAAGAAGCGGATCGGTGTGGTGGAGGGAGTACAGGGAATATCATGGTGGCGGGTCACCGTTGAAGGAACGGCCAATCATGCCGGAACGACGCCGATGAAGATGCGCCATGATGCGGGATATGCCGCCGCCCTGGTGTCGGTGTTCCTGAGGGAGCGTTCCCTCTCTTCCGGAACCACTCTTGCCACCGTCGGGACCATTGCCTTCGAGCCCTGCGCGGTGAACGTCATTCCCTCGAAGGCCGTCTTTACGGTGGACCTCCGTGATCCGGACGGTGCGAAGCTGACGGAGGCGGAGGAGGGGCTTGCGGCGTTCCTGGAAAAAACGGCTCTCGAGGAGGGCGTCCGGATTTTATCGGAGCACCTGGTACGTTGCGAACCCGTGGTCTTCGACAGGGAACTCGTCCAGACCGTCGAAGACGCCGCCGTTTCCAAAGGCTATTCCTCCATGAGGCTGGTCTCGGGAGCAGGTCACGATGCCCAGATGATGGCCGGAGTCTGCAGGGCGGCCATGATTTTCGTCCCGAGCATTGGCGGTGTCAGCCACAGCCCGGATGAAAAAACATCCGCCGGGGACCTGCTTGCCGGGGTCGATGTCCTTCTTGACGTGGTCCTGAGGGTGCTGGGGTTCTGA
- a CDS encoding arginine deiminase family protein → MSGLKIRVNSEIGKLRAVIMQPPGKGIERCTPLNIGSFAWDAVPSPGKATEEHRKWVDAVRSFGAEVLIFEDLLRDIFALPGIREDVLPSLLGAERPYVTAQTLEVLREYLLSLSPRDMVDQLFFGMTKDELNRKTGEVSLGDLADRRDEWCLFPMTNVLYSRDSAAVLGEGVVFGRMLNRDRMKEPACVKALFKHHPLLKDTGFRTWYGSAEGDDRPAEGGNIHCYSPNVFVVGVNERTHPESIERIARRTMESGHITDVLALLFENPRLGPQDSIGLTVHVDMFLNMIDHDAFLFFPYIEKKITVLHITRGRGERLRITSENSLFGAIRKVLKLSSLRIVKVGGSESEAVAFAEQRAGSGGNTFTLEPGRVCIWDRNTGTIRALEKAGIDVVPVEADELVKGGGGPRCSTMPLWRDDL, encoded by the coding sequence GTGTCCGGGCTGAAGATCAGGGTGAATTCTGAGATAGGAAAGCTCAGGGCGGTGATAATGCAGCCTCCCGGAAAGGGTATCGAACGGTGTACGCCCCTCAATATCGGCTCCTTTGCCTGGGATGCGGTTCCCAGCCCCGGAAAGGCGACGGAAGAACACCGGAAGTGGGTGGATGCGGTGCGCTCGTTCGGGGCCGAGGTTCTGATCTTCGAGGATCTTCTCCGGGACATATTCGCCCTGCCGGGAATAAGGGAGGACGTTCTGCCCTCTCTCCTCGGGGCAGAGCGGCCTTACGTGACGGCCCAGACACTGGAGGTTCTCCGGGAATATCTTCTGTCGCTTTCCCCCCGGGACATGGTGGACCAGCTTTTTTTCGGCATGACGAAGGATGAACTCAACAGGAAGACCGGGGAGGTCTCCCTGGGGGACCTGGCCGACAGGAGGGACGAATGGTGTCTTTTCCCCATGACGAACGTGCTTTATTCCCGGGATTCCGCAGCCGTTCTCGGGGAAGGGGTGGTTTTCGGAAGGATGCTGAACAGGGACAGGATGAAGGAGCCTGCCTGCGTGAAGGCCCTTTTCAAACATCATCCCCTGCTGAAGGACACGGGTTTCAGAACATGGTACGGTAGCGCCGAAGGGGACGACAGGCCCGCTGAAGGGGGCAACATTCACTGCTACAGTCCGAACGTCTTTGTCGTCGGGGTGAACGAAAGGACCCACCCTGAGTCTATCGAGAGGATCGCCCGCAGGACCATGGAATCGGGGCATATTACCGACGTTCTTGCCCTTCTTTTCGAAAATCCCAGGCTCGGCCCCCAGGATTCCATCGGGCTCACGGTCCACGTTGACATGTTTCTGAACATGATCGACCACGATGCCTTTCTCTTTTTTCCCTATATAGAAAAGAAAATCACAGTCCTGCATATTACGCGTGGACGGGGAGAGCGGCTCAGGATCACCAGTGAAAACTCTCTTTTCGGGGCCATCCGGAAAGTGCTGAAGCTATCGTCCCTCCGGATCGTCAAAGTGGGGGGCAGCGAGAGCGAAGCTGTGGCCTTTGCAGAACAGAGAGCGGGCTCCGGCGGAAATACCTTCACACTGGAGCCCGGCAGGGTATGCATCTGGGACAGGAACACGGGTACCATCCGGGCCCTTGAAAAGGCAGGCATCGACGTGGTGCCCGTGGAGGCGGACGAGCTGGTGAAGGGCGGTGGAGGTCCCCGCTGCTCCACCATGCCGCTCTGGAGGGACGACCTCTAG
- a CDS encoding heavy metal-binding domain-containing protein: MSGDRLRRSHRRGQLHKGFHGEPHRFFDCRSGSYEKELTEARESALKEMKQRAAELGANAIAGMPVHYEVLGSNGSNVFMVSTRGTAARTD; the protein is encoded by the coding sequence ATATCGGGGGACCGTCTTCGGAGAAGTCATCGCCGGGGGCAACTTCATAAAGGATTTCATGGCGAGCCTCATCGATTTTTCGACTGTCGGTCGGGATCCTATGAAAAAGAACTCACCGAGGCCCGGGAATCGGCGCTGAAGGAAATGAAACAGCGGGCTGCCGAGCTGGGAGCGAACGCCATCGCAGGCATGCCGGTCCACTACGAGGTGCTCGGCAGCAACGGAAGCAACGTGTTCATGGTCTCCACCCGCGGGACGGCGGCCCGGACGGATTGA
- a CDS encoding enoyl-CoA hydratase/isomerase family protein, with amino-acid sequence MPAVLRERSDGIGSITLNRPEAMNTFNTELATELNDALRAMESDDTVRVVIVSGAGKHFSTGIDLREYLTKERHEIRGFLSLMNLHNHTLAAMTKPVIASVQGYALANGTGLALACDFVVASEDAVFGTTAVNVGLICLEPGYQLSRWIGEKRALQYVLTGDLIPASKGKDLGFVYAVTGKEKLEENSLALAARLASKSRLSVRTGKRGFAAMSGLPVDRAVEAGGELFAALASSEDGREGVEAFLAKRPAAFKGR; translated from the coding sequence ATGCCGGCAGTCTTACGGGAAAGAAGCGACGGAATCGGCTCCATCACCCTCAACCGCCCCGAAGCCATGAACACCTTCAACACGGAGCTGGCTACAGAGCTTAACGACGCTCTCCGCGCCATGGAGTCCGACGATACCGTGCGGGTCGTCATCGTCTCCGGTGCGGGAAAACATTTCTCCACGGGAATCGATCTCAGGGAATACCTCACAAAGGAACGGCACGAAATCAGGGGTTTCCTCTCCCTGATGAACCTCCACAACCACACCCTTGCCGCCATGACGAAACCCGTCATCGCCTCGGTTCAGGGATATGCCTTGGCCAACGGGACAGGACTTGCCCTTGCCTGCGATTTCGTTGTTGCGTCGGAAGACGCCGTCTTCGGCACCACGGCGGTGAACGTCGGCCTCATCTGCCTTGAGCCGGGGTACCAACTCTCGCGGTGGATCGGGGAAAAACGGGCCCTCCAGTACGTTCTCACCGGGGACCTCATACCGGCTTCCAAAGGAAAGGATCTCGGTTTTGTCTATGCAGTGACGGGAAAAGAAAAACTCGAGGAAAACTCCCTGGCCCTGGCGGCACGGCTGGCCTCGAAGAGCAGGCTCTCGGTCCGCACGGGGAAAAGGGGCTTCGCCGCCATGTCCGGTCTCCCCGTCGACCGGGCCGTGGAGGCAGGCGGGGAGCTGTTCGCCGCCCTGGCTTCCTCCGAGGACGGAAGGGAAGGCGTGGAGGCATTCCTCGCCAAGCGCCCAGCGGCATTCAAGGGAAGGTAG
- a CDS encoding L-serine ammonia-lyase, iron-sulfur-dependent, subunit alpha, translating to MKKVSILNHVIGPVMRGPSSSHTAGPWRIGRMAANLLGAPPERALFIFPPSSSLAVCFRDQGSDLAFAAGLLGRPLTDPDFSRILSLAPGLGLDIGFEKAPFPEADHPNSSLLRLSGGGRELAIHSRSTGGGSFEIASVNGCPAAITGESYVLLLEGRREEELKHAAAFAEERGWETSLCRGSGGPALFGKSSAPLPETARETIARGGVSFFYAEPVMLPMPGAQLFSGVSELLSLAAEKGWSLGRVALASEASLLGVPEKDLMEEMGLRLDIMLTAVRRGLAGDFPSMKLLPPMAEKLWNSEKGGTLFTGGPHARAAIRSMAALHVSSSGGVVCAAPTGGAAGVLPGVAATLAEDFGIAGERLLLSLWAAGAVGYLHDLKSTFAAEVAGCQVEIGAAGAMAAAAVTEAAGGTARQGCDAAATVFQNVMGSVCDLVQGVVEIPCHSRNASLASQAFLCADLVLGGYENPVPLDETIDAVDSVGRMLPEELRCTSRGGLALCPSARSLPRLDPGTN from the coding sequence ATGAAAAAGGTGAGCATACTGAATCACGTTATCGGCCCGGTGATGAGAGGCCCCTCGAGCTCCCACACCGCCGGCCCGTGGCGAATAGGGCGCATGGCGGCAAACCTGCTCGGCGCACCTCCGGAACGGGCCCTTTTCATCTTTCCCCCCTCCAGTTCCCTGGCAGTCTGTTTCCGAGACCAGGGCAGCGACCTGGCCTTTGCCGCGGGACTCCTGGGCCGTCCTCTCACTGACCCTGATTTTTCCCGGATTCTCTCTCTGGCTCCCGGTCTCGGACTCGACATCGGCTTCGAAAAGGCCCCTTTCCCCGAAGCCGACCATCCGAACAGCTCCCTCCTCCGTCTCTCGGGGGGAGGAAGGGAACTGGCCATCCACAGCAGGTCCACAGGGGGAGGCTCCTTTGAAATCGCTTCCGTCAACGGGTGTCCTGCCGCCATTACGGGGGAATCCTACGTCCTTCTCCTGGAAGGCCGGCGGGAGGAAGAGTTAAAACATGCCGCCGCCTTCGCTGAAGAACGCGGGTGGGAAACCTCCCTTTGCCGCGGCTCCGGGGGACCGGCGCTCTTCGGCAAATCCTCCGCTCCCCTTCCGGAAACCGCCAGGGAGACGATTGCCAGGGGAGGCGTTTCCTTCTTCTACGCCGAACCCGTCATGTTGCCCATGCCCGGGGCACAGCTTTTTTCCGGTGTTTCCGAACTGCTCTCCCTTGCGGCAGAAAAAGGATGGTCTCTTGGCCGCGTTGCCCTTGCATCGGAGGCATCTCTGCTGGGAGTGCCTGAAAAGGACCTTATGGAGGAGATGGGACTCCGTCTCGACATCATGCTCACGGCGGTCCGCAGAGGGCTGGCCGGGGATTTTCCCTCCATGAAGCTGCTCCCCCCCATGGCTGAAAAGCTATGGAATTCGGAAAAAGGGGGCACACTGTTCACCGGAGGGCCTCACGCCAGGGCAGCCATACGGTCCATGGCTGCCCTCCACGTCAGCTCTTCCGGCGGCGTGGTCTGCGCGGCTCCCACAGGCGGCGCGGCGGGGGTCCTTCCCGGAGTGGCGGCCACCCTGGCGGAAGATTTCGGCATCGCCGGAGAGCGGCTCCTGCTGTCCCTCTGGGCCGCCGGGGCCGTGGGGTACCTCCACGACCTCAAAAGCACCTTCGCCGCGGAAGTTGCGGGATGCCAGGTGGAGATCGGGGCGGCGGGCGCCATGGCTGCGGCAGCCGTGACCGAAGCGGCGGGAGGAACGGCGCGGCAGGGGTGCGACGCGGCTGCCACCGTGTTCCAGAATGTCATGGGATCGGTGTGCGACCTCGTCCAAGGAGTTGTGGAAATACCCTGCCACAGCAGAAACGCGTCCCTTGCGTCCCAGGCGTTTCTTTGCGCGGACCTGGTTCTCGGCGGATATGAAAACCCTGTCCCATTGGATGAAACCATCGACGCCGTGGACAGCGTGGGACGAATGCTTCCGGAGGAACTGCGCTGCACTTCCCGGGGAGGGCTCGCCCTCTGTCCCTCGGCCCGGTCCCTCCCCCGGCTCGATCCGGGGACAAACTAA
- a CDS encoding PAS domain-containing protein, translated as MKPEGQASGNREFLEKYIPLLDFFAEVCGPEYELVLHDVSRPEASIIAIRNGQISGRTAGSTMSDYAPTFIKLIRNGGCSEDMVAHVDKTRDNRILESHTFFIKDEQGELRGMICANHDVTDLIRLHDTLHEKILMLNGLSGRSALPEKEETPAPLENIFTAENESNLDGLMDVLIEKAVSEFPTPLGAMTPEERTRFVGVLKGRHLFSMKGAVPKVARRLGVSEATVYRYLKKE; from the coding sequence ATGAAACCTGAAGGCCAGGCATCCGGAAACCGGGAGTTTCTGGAAAAATACATTCCGCTTCTCGATTTTTTCGCCGAGGTTTGCGGCCCCGAATACGAACTGGTGCTCCACGACGTGTCCAGACCGGAAGCTTCCATTATCGCCATACGGAACGGACAGATCAGCGGCCGTACTGCGGGAAGTACCATGTCCGACTATGCCCCGACTTTCATCAAGCTGATCCGGAACGGGGGATGCAGCGAGGACATGGTCGCCCACGTGGACAAGACCAGGGACAACCGAATCCTGGAATCCCACACCTTTTTCATCAAGGATGAACAGGGTGAGCTTCGGGGCATGATATGCGCGAACCACGACGTCACCGACCTCATTCGCCTTCATGACACCCTGCACGAGAAGATCTTGATGCTGAACGGACTTTCGGGGAGATCGGCGCTTCCGGAAAAAGAAGAAACTCCCGCTCCCCTGGAAAATATTTTCACTGCGGAGAACGAATCTAACCTTGACGGCCTCATGGACGTGCTGATAGAGAAGGCCGTCTCAGAGTTTCCCACCCCCCTTGGGGCGATGACCCCGGAAGAGAGGACCAGGTTCGTGGGGGTTCTGAAAGGAAGGCATCTCTTTTCCATGAAGGGGGCGGTGCCGAAAGTGGCCCGGCGCCTGGGAGTCTCGGAGGCCACCGTGTACAGGTACCTGAAGAAGGAGTGA
- the iorA gene encoding indolepyruvate ferredoxin oxidoreductase subunit alpha yields the protein MKAILSGNEAVAQGAWEAGCHVAAAYPGTPGTEILENLGRFPEVYCEWSPNEKVALEVASGASIAGARALSAMKHVGLNVAADPFFTMSYIGVNGGLVIVSADDPGLSSSQNEQDNRWYAIHAKVPMLEPSDSRECLDFTRAAFDISERFDTPVLLRLTTRICHGKSVVETGERVETAVREYRRNLAKNAMLPAFAKQKHYMVEKRLDDLREYGESSPLNSAEMVDGAEIGVIASGVGYQYAREALGDGASFLKIGFSWPLPRRLIREFASKVKILWVVEENDPFLETEIRAMGIPCFGKDVLPVVDELTPAIVARAVLGKKLAQALEAELPPPNRPPLLCPGCPHRGLFFPLGKKKDVIVTGDIGCYGLGSMPPLNVGETTICMGAGFSAAIGFQKAGEKAGRNQKVFGILGDSTFFHSGITGLIDAVVNKSRGVFVIMDNRITAMTGQQENPGSGRTLSGEDTVALDIPKICEACGVRRENIHVVDPYDLKASGEAVDRAWAAEELSVIVTTRPCALLKDVQKEREGLKCSVDEERCVLCGACLNLGCPAITKRGRIVIDQAACNGCGLCVQVCPKKAIGREGEAR from the coding sequence ATGAAAGCGATACTGTCCGGCAACGAAGCCGTAGCCCAGGGCGCCTGGGAGGCGGGATGCCATGTGGCGGCCGCCTATCCCGGAACGCCCGGTACTGAGATACTTGAGAACCTGGGACGATTTCCCGAAGTGTATTGCGAGTGGTCTCCCAATGAGAAGGTTGCCCTCGAAGTCGCTTCGGGAGCGTCCATAGCGGGAGCCCGTGCCTTGAGCGCCATGAAGCACGTGGGGTTGAACGTGGCGGCGGATCCCTTTTTCACCATGTCCTACATCGGGGTAAACGGCGGGCTGGTCATCGTCTCCGCGGATGACCCGGGGCTTTCCAGTTCCCAGAACGAACAGGACAACCGCTGGTACGCCATCCACGCCAAGGTGCCCATGCTCGAACCGTCAGACAGCCGGGAATGCCTGGATTTCACCAGGGCCGCCTTCGACATTTCCGAGCGGTTCGATACGCCCGTCCTCCTGAGGCTCACCACCAGGATATGCCACGGCAAGAGCGTGGTCGAGACGGGAGAGAGAGTCGAGACTGCCGTCAGGGAGTACAGGAGAAATCTGGCCAAAAACGCCATGCTGCCCGCCTTCGCGAAACAGAAGCACTATATGGTTGAAAAGAGACTTGATGACCTGAGGGAATACGGAGAATCTTCCCCCCTCAATTCTGCGGAGATGGTCGACGGAGCGGAGATCGGGGTGATCGCCTCGGGCGTGGGATATCAGTATGCCCGGGAGGCCCTTGGAGACGGGGCGAGCTTTCTGAAGATAGGCTTTTCATGGCCTCTCCCCCGCAGGCTTATCCGGGAATTTGCCTCAAAGGTGAAGATTCTCTGGGTGGTGGAGGAGAACGATCCGTTTCTGGAAACGGAAATTAGGGCCATGGGGATCCCTTGCTTCGGTAAGGATGTCCTGCCCGTGGTGGACGAACTCACACCGGCCATCGTCGCCCGGGCAGTCCTGGGGAAAAAATTAGCGCAGGCACTGGAAGCGGAGCTTCCGCCTCCGAACAGGCCCCCTCTTCTTTGCCCGGGATGCCCCCACAGGGGACTGTTCTTCCCCCTGGGCAAAAAGAAGGATGTGATCGTGACGGGGGATATCGGCTGTTATGGTCTCGGATCCATGCCCCCCCTTAACGTAGGAGAGACCACCATCTGCATGGGGGCGGGCTTTTCCGCCGCCATCGGCTTCCAGAAAGCCGGCGAGAAGGCGGGCAGGAATCAGAAGGTTTTCGGAATCCTTGGAGATTCCACGTTCTTTCACTCGGGGATTACCGGGCTCATCGACGCGGTGGTGAACAAGTCCCGGGGAGTGTTCGTCATCATGGACAACAGGATCACCGCCATGACGGGACAGCAGGAAAATCCCGGGTCGGGCAGGACTCTTTCGGGGGAGGATACCGTTGCGCTGGACATCCCGAAGATCTGCGAGGCCTGCGGGGTCAGGAGGGAGAATATCCACGTGGTGGACCCCTACGACCTGAAGGCCTCAGGGGAGGCTGTGGACAGGGCGTGGGCGGCGGAGGAACTATCCGTCATCGTAACCACCCGCCCATGTGCGCTGTTGAAGGATGTGCAGAAGGAGCGGGAAGGATTGAAATGTTCCGTCGACGAAGAACGGTGCGTTCTCTGCGGTGCATGCCTGAACCTTGGCTGCCCCGCCATTACGAAACGGGGCAGGATTGTCATTGACCAGGCGGCCTGCAACGGATGCGGCCTGTGCGTCCAGGTCTGCCCGAAGAAAGCCATTGGAAGGGAGGGCGAGGCTCGATGA